A window of Triticum urartu cultivar G1812 unplaced genomic scaffold, Tu2.1 TuUngrouped_contig_4499, whole genome shotgun sequence genomic DNA:
GCTACAATCTGCAGAGGAGTTGTGAATGTTGTGAATGTTTGCCATTTCATGGGAGTGATGCACCGCGATCTGAAGCCGGAAAACTTCTTGCTCGCGACCAAGGATGAGAATGCAGTGCTCAAGGCCACTGATTTCGGGCTTTCGGTCTTCATTGAAGAAGGTAACACAAATGATATATAAGCTGCATATGCTTGCCAACTGCATTTTGTTGTTGAACACCTCTCATAGCAACTGGATATATCTATCTATCAAGTCCATAGGGCATAGGCTGCTCGTAACTATTGTATTGCTGTTGGACTACCTAATAGGGTTGGAGTTCCCTAGATGGTCTAGTTTTGGATTTGACGAGTTTCAATGCTGTTCATTCCGAGTCGTGGAGAAATCGAGCAGTCAAGCCATTTTGGTGATGCTATGGGCAGTTTTTTTTGTGTTGACATAAACATACCATGTCAATATGCTTTCAGTAAATAAAGTAGAGAAGGAAAGTTTTCTATACTGATGGTCCAATCTTGGGTTCACAGTGAACCATCTATTTTTTAACCATGCTAAGTTTGGGTTAGCATTGAAAATTAACATCTGATTCCATGTTAGTTACTATGAGCGCATAGGGAAGGCGTCGGCAGCTGCTTAATGGTTGCTCCTCGGTCTTTTGGGTTGTCCTCATGGTTTAGCCTATCACCGTGGTTTTGGTGGAGTCGATTGTCTACATCCAAGGTGTTCTCATTGGGATTCCTTCGTGATGTAGATGTGTGAGGGCTTGGGACAGTTGCATGTTGGGAATGCCTATGGGGTTGGCGGTGTGGTCATGGGGTCCCAGAATTTGGGAGAAGTCCGCATGTGGTCTATTTGTATTGGTTTTCGTCCGGTTCTCCATTAATTATCTGGGCAactctcttcttcttaattaattgatgaggcaaatcttttgcctccgtttcgaaaaaaaaaCTATCAGCGCATGATAGAACTAATCATGTAAAGGGAGTTTTCTAGAGGCATTGCGACTTTGATATTGAGGTAGTCATGCTTCAATGGAGGCAACCACCGTCCTGTAGAATTGTAGCTCATGGAATTATGCAGAAAGTCTTTGTGTTGCAAAGATTAAGACTGAATGGCTATTCATTTGTGCTGTTTGAACTCTAGTTATTTTATACAAAATGGACTTTTGTTCATGTGTACTAACTACTAAGCGTCTTCCAAATATATCAGGAAAAATGTATAGGGACATCGTTGGAAGTGCTTATTATGTTGCTCCTGAAGTCCTTAGGAGAAACTATGGTAAAGAGATAGATGTTTGGAGTGCAGGTGTTATTCTGTACATTCTTCTCAGCGGTGTTCCTCCATTCTGGGCTGGTAAGTTTGCCTCTAAAGTCCTGATGTACTTCCACCTTCTGAATTCAGGTATACAATTATTGCAGCAGCATGTTGTTATTCATCTTCTGTTTTACTTTGCAGAAACTGAGAAGGGAATATTTGATGCTATTCTTCAAGGGGAGATTGACTTTGAAAGTCAGCCATGGCCATCAATTTCTGAGAGCGCTAAAGACCTTGTGAGGAAGATGTTGGCGCAGGATCCAAAGAAAAGAATTAGTTCAGCCCAAGTTCTTCGTAAGCTTCTTGACAGTACATTATTAACCTTCAAATCTTAGTTCTTTTCGCCAAAATCTGATATTTTTTGTGTATGCTGGATCAGAACATCCATGGCTCAGGGAAGGAGAAGCATCAGATAAACCTATTGACAGTGCTGTTCTTTCTAGGATGAAGCAATTCAGAGCAATGAATAAACTGAAAAAGATGGCTCTAAAGGTTATTATTATCTTCATGCTCATAACTGAATGCCTTTTTCTCTGGTGCTTATAAGCAAGTGTGTATGCAGGTTATAGCTTCAAATCTTAACGAGGAAGAGATCAAGGGCCTGAAGCAAATGTTTATGAACATGGACACAGACAACAGTGGGACAATCACATATGAGGAACTCAAAGCAGGACTAGCCAAACTTGGATCGAAGCTCTCAGAAGCTGAAGTAAAGCAGTTGATGGATGCGGTACACAACTCTTctgaactactccctccgtcccataatatatgacgtttttg
This region includes:
- the LOC125527915 gene encoding calcium-dependent protein kinase 19 isoform X2, whose translation is MGQCCSRATSPDSVQGGANGYGYSHQPKQAQTPPSYNNAQPPPQAEVRYTPPAMNPPVVPPVVAPSKPMPDTILGKQYEDVRSVYSLGKELGRGQFGVTYLCTEISTGRQYACKSISKRKLVSKADKEDIRREIQIMQHLSGQPNIVEFCGAYEDKGSVHVVMELCAGGELFDRIIAKGHYSERAAATICRGVVNVVNVCHFMGVMHRDLKPENFLLATKDENAVLKATDFGLSVFIEEGKMYRDIVGSAYYVAPEVLRRNYGKEIDVWSAGVILYILLSGVPPFWAETEKGIFDAILQGEIDFESQPWPSISESAKDLVRKMLAQDPKKRISSAQVLQHPWLREGEASDKPIDSAVLSRMKQFRAMNKLKKMALKVIASNLNEEEIKGLKQMFMNMDTDNSGTITYEELKAGLAKLGSKLSEAEVKQLMDAADVDGNGSIDYVEFITATMHRHKLERDEHLFKAFQYFDKDNSG